aataatattggagaaataaaatatagtaatgCTAAAACCTAAAGTATCATATTTTATACTTAAAGTATACagtcttaaaaaataaaaagtatacaTAGAAAACTAAATCAAATATGTCATAATACTTATgtctaagtatttttttaaaatattatattaccgattttttaattattgtttttgaaaaattattttttatttatccacTAAGAAGCAGAAAAGTCCTTTGATGATAATTAGTAGGGAAGTTGTGACTGTAGAGTTGAATTTAAATAGCAAATACTATGAATACTCAGACTTATCctaaaaattcttcttctttaaatGGGAAAATATTCCCTTCTCCAATGGGAAATTACTATTATTAGCTTACGAATATTGGTGCTTAAGTAAAATGTAATATACCAATTATTGAGGGGAGAATAAAGTTTTCAACTTGTAATAGAAATCATGAAAGTGTAGTGaacatcaatttttattttagtgttacatatttatgttaaataaaaaaaataatttaagttattattcttactatcaatatttatttttaatagattttatttGAACTGTTTTATGAATATGAAACCTAATGAACCTTGGATGGAATTCTTTAAAACATCTATTTGGTATATTACAGTATTACGTGGGAGTTGGATTCTTATTCATATTCACTTTGAGAGGGAAACAGAAGTGAGAAGAGAACTTGAGTGCAGTGTTTGGCGAAAGAAAAGGTGGCTTAATTCTAAACCTTTTTTTCGcaatatattactttttcaaCTTTTGTGGATTGAAGAATTcaacatgttttatttttcataaacgAGACTCTTAACCTTTTCACTTTGGATTCCACTTTCACCTTTCAGAGAATTCGCACATTCAATTGCATTAGTAGCACAAATAAAATAGACTCCTAAGTTTCAAAGTCGCATTTTCAATAGAAAACTTCAAAAGGTTGttaaagggaaaaaaagaataaatttttttgtgcTGAAATCCGAAAAAAGAAAAACCGAATTTAAcggaaaaaataaagtaaatccTGGAAAAAGAGTGCCAAACAAAAAAGCTGTTTGAGTCAAATATTAACTTCATTAGCTACtttgtcttttaaaattttaaaatattgttggTTAGTTTTTGGTAaacgttaacttttttttttctggtacATTTTGAGGTACAAAACAATCAAGAGTAAATTACACGTACCACTCGAGGTTTGAATAAACTAAACAGGGCCCTCTTCCAACTTTTTTATATCACAGAAAATTGCTTTATGTTAACAACATTAAAGtaagtttaaacaaaataaaattctattttctaGATCTGATTTAATTTCAAAACTCGTCTGGTAGGTGTATATTGGGATTTTACTTGTAAATACACCTAAATACAAGAAATATAGTAACAGTAATTAAGATGAAATATTTCTGTCGTAAGGATAGGACcacaaatgaagaaaacaaaatgtgtAACTACTTTGAAGAGAAAGTGTCTGACTGTGTGAACCAATATCAAAACGATGAGTGTAGCGAGGAATGAGAAATGTTGTACTCCAGTTCAACGAGTTGGTGCTTGTCGGCCAGACTTTTAACTAATGTTTTAAAGACAGAATATTAACATGTAAGACAACATCAATAGCCTCAACTCGATGCCATTTTTGCTAGAAAGAGGCTTCATTCATGTCTTGCCATGTGTCCTTTTTTATGTCAGGAAAAATGCTAACTTTAGCTTCAAGCAATGGATacgttgttttttttcttccttacaGACTCTGACATACCCCATTTCACCATTTGCTATAGCTTCTTACTGTGCGTGAGTTAAATGACAGTAAACTCTCATTACGTACACCATGTTGCTATATTCATTACTCACTTTATTGCACTTGACCAACGATCCTTCCCAATTATACTCATATCTGCTATGATTATTGTCACACAACTGCTACCAGTAATAAGAAAACCAACCATATCTTCCCATGCTTAACGTGGATCAACACTTTGGTCTTAATTCATGGTTGTAGGACCACCCCTAGTTATATAGGTTCATTGGAGCATGAGATTTCAACATGTCCTCATGGATTTTAATTCCAATATTCACTATGGTCTATGGCATTGCAATAATTCATTTATCACCATTTCCACTTTGATATAAATTCGCATATATTTCTGTCATCATTTCTACCATTTTTCCTGAATAATAATTCCTCCATCATCTTACCAAGCAACAATCCAAAACCATCATAATTACATTCTCCTACCTTTTCAAATTAGGCATGAACCACAAAATATGGATTGTAATAAACAGAAGAatctgaaaaaagaaaacaaaacctttGGACTAGATTTTCTGTCATTGGAGAGcggaataataataatagtaaaaaagtTGAGTTGTGATTTAGGAAAAGTTGCAATGCACCTCAACGTAGGGTTGTAAGTTTAAAAGGAAAATGTGTTAGGCTGCTATTTACTAAGTAAGCGAAAATTCTTTTTTCACCCATTTACTGATAAAATTCAATCTAAGAAAATGCAAAAGTGTCAAAAGAATTATTGAGTTTCGAAAGACCAAGAACACAGGATGATGCAAAAGGATGAGAATCCCAAATCAACGCAGTTCTCATTAACTTCAATCTGCAGCCGAAAGAACAtgtaacataaaataattcaaagtcGGTAAAAAAGGCAGTTATCCGCCGTTGACAAAGCTACATATGCTTTACCAAATGAACttatacaaataagaaaaagcTTTATACCAGCactacaatataaaatatgtattcaaCCCAATCATATGAAGATGAGtcaattacaaaacaaaacactTCAGTATATGCGTATGATATACCTCAACAAGTCTTACATCACAGTAAAAGAAGTTGAAGATGCATTTAGTAATATATTTAACCAACAAAGAGCCAACTCTTATAAATGCGTCATGGTGAATGTCATGATGAACTTCAAAAGAACATATACTTGGAATAAGTCTGGTGTGGTTCTTTTGATTTTCATTGTCTTCGCGGCAGATAATTTGAAAGATAGAAACTAATATATCCTTGGAAATATTAGGACCAAAAACTTCATCATAAGATGCTAAaaggacgagagaaaaaaatagtaaaaaggaCGGTACTGCGTGGAGCATGAAATTGAATTATCACAATGCATTAGTGTTAGTCGTCCCAGCCAAAGTCATGAGAGGAAAAGTTATGTTAAAGAGTATCATGACCTCtgcagaaaaaaagaagaaagccTAAATGTTACAAGCACAATGAGGAATGGTAATAAATAGGATAACAGTTAATCAGTGAAGAATGTAATGATGAGTTCTGTTTTTAAGCCAGGAAAGGAAATCCATTGATTGAAATAGTTGAGGAGATGATTAATGtgaaaaaagtatataatagaATGGTTTAGTTAAAATGGATGGTGGAGGGGGAAGTTGGTGGTGATGATGTGGAGGGAAAGGAATAAAAAGTAAtgttatttaatgaaaaaaaggaGTGATAAGTATACTAGGTATAGGGAGATGAATGGGAGAGACAGGTATATGAAATGAAGGAAATGTGaagaaaacataaagaaaaaaacaagagaaaagatTTATGGAGGAATTTGGATGAGATGGTGGAAACGGAAATGACTGGTCATCACTTCACCCAACAGACAGAAAGCAAAGCCAGCACAGctgttttactatttttgtttttcatattaatttttcttccatAAAGCGATGCCCCCAGaatcttcacacaaatcttTCACAGTTACTCACTAACTCACTCATTCATCAGCcgcaaacaacaaataaatacCACCCTCTCCCACATCCATTCACAACACAAACCTAACATATGCTTCAAACTTCAAACTACCCAATTCTCAGTTGCCAAAAATGGTGCGTGTCAAAGAAGCTCATGTTGTCACACCGTCAGACCCCACACCCGACACTGTCCTTGCACTCTCGGCACTCGACTCCCAACTCTTCTTGCGCTTCACAATCGAGTATCTCCTTGTTTACAGGCCCGGCCCGGGCCTCGACCGCCCTTCAACCGCCACTCGTTTAAAAACCGCATTAGCTAAAGCCCTTGTTCCTTATTATCCATTTGCTGGAAGAGTCCGGCCCCATCCCCAGGGGCTGGGCCTCGAGGTCGTTTGTCGGGCCCAGGGCGCTGTCTTCATCGAAGCCTCTTCCGAACGCTACAGTGTCAATGATTTCCAAAAGGCCCCCAAAACAGTGGCCCAATGGAGAAAGCTCTTATCCCTCTACGTCACTGACGTCCTCAAAGGCTCGCCTATTCTCGTCGTCCAGCTCACCTGGCTCGCCGACGGAGGCGCCGCCGTCGGCGTCGGAATCAACCACTGCATCTGCGACGGCATCGGCAGCGCTGAGTTTCTGAATTATTTCTCCGATTTAGCCTCGGAGAAATGTCAGGGTCTGGGTCTCGGTGTGAGTGTGGATCCGAAGCCGAAACCGGTTTGGGATAGACATCTTCTGAATCCGGATAAGCGAGGCGAGGCGAATCCAGCGATGCATGCTGAGTTTTGTGGAGTTCCTGATTTGTGCGGGTTTATGAACCGTGTGACGAGCAGGCTGAAACCTACTTGCATTGTGTTGGACGAGAGACGCATCGAGGCGCTGAAGCGCGCGTGCGGAGGAGAGTCGTGCACGTCCTTCGAGGTAGTGGCCGCGCACGTGTGGAGGAGCTGGGCTCGGGCGTTAGGGTTTCCGAAGAACCAGACGCTGAAGCTTTTGTTCAGCGTGAACGTGCGGAAGCGCGTGAAGCCGGGTTTGCCGGAGGGGTACTATGGGAACGCGTTTGTGTTGGGGTGCGCGCAGAGCAGCGCGTGGGAGTTGGGGGAGAGAGGGGTGGCTCACGTGTGGAGTGCGGTGAAGCGTGCGAAAGAGAGGGTGGATAGCGAGCACGTGCGGAGGGTCGTTGAGTTGGTTTCCGAGTCAAGGGCGAGTCCTGACTCGGTGGGGGTGCTGATTCTGTCGCAGTGGTCGAGACTGGGTTTGGAGAGGGTTGAACTAGGAATGGGAAAGCCTCTGCATGTGGGACCCATTTGCTGCGATAGGTACTGTTTGTTTCTTCCGGTTACCGGTGAACGCCACAGCGTGAAGGTGATGGTGGCCGTCCCCAGCGCCGCCGTTGGCAATTTCCATCGCTTCCTCCGGGAATCCAATTCATGACCCAACCACAACTTCCTATGTTACGTTGACCTCtgtaattattatgttttacaaaaataaataaatttccaCTTTTCCTTTctaaataaaatcttttattaaaatggttaataatttaactattattatataataacaagACTTTGAGATTAaggaataattttatataatatatgtattgttTATGGGTCTCATCAATCAATCAGATGAGTGAATGAAAGATTGGCATAGTGTTACTATTTACGGTTATggaattgaaatttatttgatgCCATTCCCACTCTCTGAAACTGATCCCTTAGGCtgtgttctttttaattgatttgagggagatgatttgggggagatgatttgagtggatttgagggtaatttttttgttgtttttttgagtggatttgaggttaattgtgagtggatttggaaggaaagtttgtgagaattagtgtaggatttgattgatgtgattgattttaaaaattagtttaattggtagaaaatataGATTACCAAATTGCCCttcttataaaagtattataaaatgttagtttgtaatgttatatttaattgtaaaaaagtttataaagagaaaaaaaattattaataattgttaaaaatattgtttaaaaattataaaaattataatgtagtcaaataaatatattttaaaatgtataggGAAATTGTAACATAATTTAAGATTTGAAAGTCACATACAAACCAAAATAACAACCATTACAGTCACGGAATATATTATCGGAAATAAAATGaacttaatcatctaaatgGTGAAGAATGGAGTTCACATTTTGATTTAGGTTAGCAAACTGGCGGTTCATGTCTAGGGAAAGGTTtgccaagttatcttcaatacgtTGTACCCGCACctgcatttgttccatacccTGCATCCTATGTCTCAAGTCTTGTACTCCTTCCCACATTTGATTTATCATGTTAGCATTTGATAGAGGTGGAGGAGGCTGCAGAGGGTTTTGATGAGGGTGTGgttggtcttcttcttcatcatcatccagATTGTGTTGCCAAGCACCGTTGACATAAACaattttcatcctcttcaaaGAATTGATAGAAAAGTGATGTCGGGACCCTATTTGAGTGCTGGGATCGGCTGAGACGTCAACTCCACAATATTGCATGATGTGTGTGATAAGGACACCGTATGGGAGGGCTGTGTCACTGAccttgcatttaagcatatgctgcatgatgtgatgaggccaattgataggtatattatttttcagcacccatatcataaaaatatcttcGTGCAATAACCTGACATAATTCCCTGGTCGTGGAGTCAACATATGCACAATAATATAATGGAGAAGCCGATCATTGATATTCAAACAACCAACGGTTAAAACACCTTGACCACCCTCCAAATCTGGTATAACCATAGTAGCTAATGCCATGTCGCGGTCATATGGAAAATCGTCTGGGATAGTTGAGTAACATAATTTCTGACCGTCGTACTTCAAGTTAGCTACATTCAACCAATCAGCAGGTTTGAATCTAATTTTTCTCCTGTTGACCTCAGTGAGCAAATATCCATTTCCAGATATCTtcagatttgaataaaatactttgattaaatCCGGATAGTAGGGTCCCTCTAATGTCAGAAATTGGCTCAACCCTTGAAAAAGAAGCTGTTGTTGGAAAAATAACTCTGAACCGGTGAAtgaatcaaaattcattatctttGGAGGAATTACACTTCTTGTATAGAAATCAGCTGCATAGTTCTCCATTTGATGACTGTGAGTGAAAAAACGCCGCTGATCTAATTGTTCCTCTACAGATGGTCTAACATGGGGTGCATCTTCTGTCTCATTGACAGTTTCTTTTCCCTTACGGGTTCTTTTTGACCTTCTTGCTGATGATGATGCCATCTATGAATTTGTAAAACAACAAGctatttattaaaacaacaacaaaggatATCATAACACGTTAGTTATATATAACGATAAAATCAAGAAATGATAGATATTCAACCAAATCATTACATCGTTaacataataaaagtaaaatattacaTCCATCATAGAAATATAATAAGTCATAATTAAATCACAAATACAAAATTGCGTCCTTATACTAATAGTAGTAAGTCATATATGGAAATTCTTAACAATCACCGCCCGatatcattttacataatttgTTCCACCGCTTATGTGGTGGCAATCCCATCAACCTCTTGGTGCATGTCGGGTTTCGACATAAGAAATCATAGCACTGCTCTAGCATATTATCGTCACTGATGTTCATAGCAgtcaacatttcataaatgtcTGCCTCAGTATATGTGTAATTGGGGGTGCGACGAAGAATCTCGGTTTGGGAACGTAGTATTTCATTTCTGTCCTCCATCACTGATACTTGACGCACGGCGGCATCAGAAATTACCCCAAAATGTACATTTGATGAGCTTAGTACATTTGCAAACCCATCCAGACTAGTGGTCAGCTTATCAAATTGGGTATCAATAGAATCCACCATAGGTGCCTTCCTTTTCGAGCCTCGTGAGGAAGAAGTCCCACCAGATGGGACGGAAGGCACAGATTGAGTCTGGCCCGGACTATATTCATCAACAGATGGTGGAGGCGATGGTGGAGTTGGGTCTCTGTATCCTGTCCACTGAGACTGTTCTGGAATGTACTCCACATTTTGATTCAAATCAACACTTACATGAGGACCAACACGTTGTCTTCGAGCTTGACGAGCAGTTCGAACACCACTCCCAGTAGCTCGATCAGCTGCCCATAACTCCACCATTAAATCGTACTGTTTTA
This sequence is a window from Vigna angularis cultivar LongXiaoDou No.4 chromosome 2, ASM1680809v1, whole genome shotgun sequence. Protein-coding genes within it:
- the LOC108328063 gene encoding alcohol acyltransferase 9; the encoded protein is MVRVKEAHVVTPSDPTPDTVLALSALDSQLFLRFTIEYLLVYRPGPGLDRPSTATRLKTALAKALVPYYPFAGRVRPHPQGLGLEVVCRAQGAVFIEASSERYSVNDFQKAPKTVAQWRKLLSLYVTDVLKGSPILVVQLTWLADGGAAVGVGINHCICDGIGSAEFLNYFSDLASEKCQGLGLGVSVDPKPKPVWDRHLLNPDKRGEANPAMHAEFCGVPDLCGFMNRVTSRLKPTCIVLDERRIEALKRACGGESCTSFEVVAAHVWRSWARALGFPKNQTLKLLFSVNVRKRVKPGLPEGYYGNAFVLGCAQSSAWELGERGVAHVWSAVKRAKERVDSEHVRRVVELVSESRASPDSVGVLILSQWSRLGLERVELGMGKPLHVGPICCDRYCLFLPVTGERHSVKVMVAVPSAAVGNFHRFLRESNS
- the LOC128195381 gene encoding uncharacterized protein LOC128195381, with translation MTNIILACCILHNFLRGVDNDDSLLDEVDNELNEREEHDGTSSQVREEDHRIGSSIRDCIADQMWRDYQASYKMNRGKAPAMPSSGPTREFMKWTEDMDARLLHCMIEESRMGNRVDGSWTTQAYTNIVDHLHSAGYVAVTKNNVKNRQKVLKDKWREVHDLFSGLSGFAWNPVSMTFHAEDEVWLDLIQSRPAAAKWRVNSIKQYDLMVELWAADRATGSGVRTARQARRQRVGPHVSVDLNQNVEYIPEQSQWTGYRDPTPPSPPPSVDEYSPGQTQSVPSVPSGGTSSSRGSKRKAPMVDSIDTQFDKLTTSLDGFANVLSSSNVHFGVISDAAVRQVSVMEDRNEILRSQTEILRRTPNYTYTEADIYEMLTAMNISDDNMLEQCYDFLCRNPTCTKRLMGLPPHKRWNKLCKMISGGDC